The genomic interval TTTTTATCCAGGTTTGACAAACATGCAATTTAAGACTTATACTTTTGCCATTCAAAATAATATCATGAAGTGCATGAAAACGAACTATCGCAAGCTTATCAAAACAATGAATTTGTAAACTATCCATTTCGATTTTTTCATAAATTAAATATTTCGATTGGTTATTAATCAAAAATTCATTTTTATTCTCAACCCAACCATTAGAATGTCCATATGTCAAATCCGAATGCACTAATTTGTCTAATTGCTTCGCATCTCTTGAAATCAATGTATTGTTAAAATCTTTGACAAGCGATTCTAAAATAATACATTCTTGTCCATTTAAAAATACATGTAAATTAGTCAGTAATACCAACAATATAAATATTCTCTGAATATTGTTAAAAAACAACTTCTCTAAATAACCCATGGAAATTATATTTTACAAAGCAAAATAAAGCTATTTATACCAGGCTTACCTTTAGAATTGAACGAATTACAAATTAAGAATCTAAAATTGTTCATTTAATGAAGCTAACATTCGAAAATGATCAAACCGATATCCGTTTACACCCACTTTTATCTCGGCTTGATTTTAGTTCGTTTAATTGAATCGATTCTATGTTGATCGTATTCTTCATTTGGAGATCCTGCTTTTGGGATTCGGTGCATGATGCTGTCTTTATTTGTTGGTTTACCAATAACCGGATCCTTTCCTCCTTGATTAGATGAAGGCTTATCCATTGCACGATGATTGCATGCAAATAATACAAAAAGCAGATTAACGATTAACCAATACTTTTTCCGTTTTAATAATTTCATGCTTCTCGGTTTCTATGCTTAGAAAATAAATACCATTTGACAGGGCACTGGTACTAAATGAAAACTTATTTTCACCAGTCATCAGTATGCCTTCATACATTTTGCTAATAGTCTTACCCTGTTCATCTTTTAAAATAAAATAAACTTTTAATTGTTGCTTCACTTGAATTTCTAAATGTAAACGGTCTTCTACAGGATTCGGAAATAAAACAATTTCTTGCGTTAACTTTTTTTCTATGGTTGCCGTGGGTGATGAATAAAGTTCTGCGATATAGGTCCACCATTTACCATTAATATTATTTCCAACACTACCAGCAACCCAAACGGTTGGTACACTTGCATTATATTGTCTAGCAGTACCTGTATAGTCACCCCATCGAGCATAATTTTTTGTAGAATTATAACAATTTTCCTGCGGACCAGGTCCCACTTTTACGCGGATTGAAGTTGCTGATGAAAAATCATTATAAAATAATTTTGCTCGTATATCCGGATAATGGTTTTCTCCTGAAGAAGTAAAGTGAATAATTGCTGATTTATCATTTACATTATTTGAAAAAGGAGCAATTGAAGGATAACAATAATCCCGAAGATCTGAAGATGAAAAAATTTCAAATGCATTCGCATCAAGCATCACTGGATTCAATCTATGATATCGAACACCACTAAATCCTTGATCATCTGCTGAAAATACAAAATGAATCAAGCCATCTTGATAATACCCATCCTGTAAACGACAATCGCCGATATCAAGACGTATCGTGGTACCCAATTGATATGCATTTCCAGAAGGTTCATAGGCCACAGTTGATAATTTTTGATACAATAATTTACTATTCGGGTCTGATAGACTGCCTGTAATATCATAAAAATAAAAATAATCTGAACCACCAGCAGAAGCTTGAACTGCATAAACCCCGGGTCCATATTGTCCATTTGCACCTGATCGAATGGGCAAAATAGTTCCTGGTTGAAATCCACTCCAAATCTTATAACGAAGTGTTTTAGACGCGTATCCATCTGCCTTATTTAGCTGATACATTATGGATTGTTTATATTTACCGGAAGCACCTCTACCGAATAAATTTAAACTAATAAACACTTCATCACGATTGACAGCTATTTTTGGATAATCTGACCACGAACCATCATTTAAGCCATCGGATTCAAATAAATAAATTGCCCAATTGCCATTTGGATCATTCGTTTGAGAAAAACCAAATGCTATGTTTTGAGGATCCTCATTACACCCCTGAATAAACATAAAAAATCTATCTGCTACTGGATCATATTCAACTTTAGGATCGCATACCGTTTCTGAAATAAATCCATTAAAAAAATCATTTAAAGTATAAACATTGATTTTACTGCCTTGAGAATTATAAATTCCAACAAATTCATTCATCATACTCATAATCCGACCCGCTTTAGAGACCGCGATCGTATTATCATTTGGACAGGAACCATCGATATCTGCATAAAATGAACGGCCCACTAGAATTTCAGCAAGTTGGGGACTTGCTTCCCCATGACCTTTGCGAAGAGTACTATAGGGAGCCTTTTTTAAATAATCTTTACGCGCTTTTAAAATTTGAATGTCGTCATCAAATTCAGATTTATTAGGACTTATAGGATGTTGCAAAAAAGGATTAAATCGAACATCTGCCTGACTAGGACGCAACACTACTGAAAGCTGCTTTTCTTTCATAGCTGGACTATTGATAATTTTAAAAGCTTGAACTACGCTGCCATTATAATCTACCTTATGCTCCACATACTGGGCGAATAATAGTCCTTGAGAAAATACTAAAATCAACAGAAAAACATGCTTCATCTTTAAATTATTTTGCGAATAAGCAAATTTAATGAAAAAATTGGAATTGCAATATAAATTTAGAACTACTTACCATTTTAAAAGGCTCAACAAGAACATAGAAAAGATTTATATAATGTAGTTCGTTACAAAAGAAGTTCGCAAAATCTGAGTTTGCAAAATTTAGAAAGCATATAAATAAATAGCTTTGAAATAGAACTGCCAATGTCCAATTCCAAGATTCGGAGAATTGCAGATTGCAAACTCAAATGCAGGGATATGACAAAGCAGACTCTTAAATAAAAAACATCAGGAATTAAATAAATTAATACCATCATTCAATAAATTCCCATTTATTGAAAATAAACAATTCATATTTTTGAGAATTGAATTTTAATAAAATTATAAGAAATTATAAAATTCGACGAAATCCGCATAGTGCGCCAAATAGTATGATCCTTATAAAAAAAATAAAATACAGTAGAACTATAAATAATTTTAAATAAAATAAAT from Saprospiraceae bacterium carries:
- a CDS encoding T9SS type A sorting domain-containing protein; its protein translation is MKHVFLLILVFSQGLLFAQYVEHKVDYNGSVVQAFKIINSPAMKEKQLSVVLRPSQADVRFNPFLQHPISPNKSEFDDDIQILKARKDYLKKAPYSTLRKGHGEASPQLAEILVGRSFYADIDGSCPNDNTIAVSKAGRIMSMMNEFVGIYNSQGSKINVYTLNDFFNGFISETVCDPKVEYDPVADRFFMFIQGCNEDPQNIAFGFSQTNDPNGNWAIYLFESDGLNDGSWSDYPKIAVNRDEVFISLNLFGRGASGKYKQSIMYQLNKADGYASKTLRYKIWSGFQPGTILPIRSGANGQYGPGVYAVQASAGGSDYFYFYDITGSLSDPNSKLLYQKLSTVAYEPSGNAYQLGTTIRLDIGDCRLQDGYYQDGLIHFVFSADDQGFSGVRYHRLNPVMLDANAFEIFSSSDLRDYCYPSIAPFSNNVNDKSAIIHFTSSGENHYPDIRAKLFYNDFSSATSIRVKVGPGPQENCYNSTKNYARWGDYTGTARQYNASVPTVWVAGSVGNNINGKWWTYIAELYSSPTATIEKKLTQEIVLFPNPVEDRLHLEIQVKQQLKVYFILKDEQGKTISKMYEGILMTGENKFSFSTSALSNGIYFLSIETEKHEIIKTEKVLVNR
- a CDS encoding nuclear transport factor 2 family protein produces the protein MGYLEKLFFNNIQRIFILLVLLTNLHVFLNGQECIILESLVKDFNNTLISRDAKQLDKLVHSDLTYGHSNGWVENKNEFLINNQSKYLIYEKIEMDSLQIHCFDKLAIVRFHALHDIILNGKSISLKLHVCQTWIKTKGKWKLLARQSTKLS